The following coding sequences are from one Streptomyces sp. NBC_01232 window:
- a CDS encoding GntR family transcriptional regulator, translating to MPAPTSTVTAAERVYQHVKQGVLDRRYEGGTLLTEGELAAAVGVSRTPVREALLRLETEGLLKLYPKKGALVLQVSAQEITDVLETRLLVEEFTVRRAVPAPPGLLDRLAALLDEQRRHAAGGDLAAMMAADRGFHAEIVRSAGNQILCRLYDQLRDRQLRMGVALLHAHPERLDRTLAEHAEILDALRAGDADTAAAAVRGHIGRVDALVRGPGR from the coding sequence ATGCCCGCCCCCACCAGTACCGTGACCGCCGCCGAGCGGGTCTACCAGCACGTCAAGCAAGGGGTGCTCGACCGCCGGTACGAGGGCGGCACCCTCCTCACCGAGGGCGAACTCGCCGCGGCCGTCGGGGTGTCCCGTACGCCCGTCCGCGAGGCACTGCTGCGGCTGGAGACCGAGGGGCTGCTGAAGCTGTACCCGAAGAAGGGCGCGCTGGTCCTCCAGGTCTCCGCTCAGGAGATCACCGACGTCCTCGAAACCCGTCTGCTGGTCGAGGAGTTCACCGTACGAAGGGCCGTGCCGGCCCCACCGGGCCTGCTGGACCGGCTCGCCGCCCTGCTGGACGAACAGCGCCGGCACGCCGCCGGGGGCGACCTCGCCGCGATGATGGCCGCCGACCGGGGCTTCCACGCGGAGATCGTGCGCAGCGCCGGGAACCAGATCCTGTGCCGGCTCTACGACCAGCTCCGCGACCGCCAGCTGCGGATGGGCGTGGCCCTGCTGCACGCCCACCCGGAACGGCTGGACCGCACCCTCGCCGAGCACGCCGAGATCCTGGACGCGCTGCGCGCCGGGGACGCGGACACGGCGGCTGCGGCGGTCCGCGGGCACATCGGGCGCGTCGACGCCCTGGTGCGGGGGCCGGGCCGGTGA
- a CDS encoding MFS transporter encodes MSASPDRAGIPADPPGGGRAVAVWSIGVAVYFVAVIFRTSLGVAGLDAADRFHVGASALATFSLLQLLVYAGMQIPVGLMVDRLGTKKVLTLGAVLFTVGQLGFALSPSYGMALAARALLGCGDAMTFISVLRLGTRWFPARRGPLMAQLAGLVGMAGNLVSTLVLAPVLHGVGWTAAFAGSAVAGLVVLVPLVLFLRDHPEGYGPKPAPGGTAAAGPGGGSGGFVRRQIRESWAEPGTRLGLWVHFTTQFPAMVFLLLWGMPFLVEAQGLSRTTAGGLLTLVVASNMALGLVYGQVVGRRQSARIPLALGTVGLTALLWAAVLVYPGDRAPMWLLVSLCLVLGTCGPASMIGFDFARPANPAERQGTASGITNMGGFIASMTTLLTVGVLLDATGDNFRIAFSTVFVLEAVGVISILRLRPRALAREADRVRLTIPAQDPEQKPEPVPRACPLPETAGREAP; translated from the coding sequence GTGAGCGCCTCCCCCGACAGGGCCGGCATACCCGCCGATCCGCCGGGCGGCGGGCGGGCCGTCGCCGTCTGGAGCATCGGCGTCGCCGTCTACTTCGTTGCGGTGATCTTCCGTACCAGCCTGGGCGTGGCCGGCCTCGACGCCGCCGACCGCTTCCACGTGGGCGCCTCGGCGCTGGCCACCTTCTCCCTCCTCCAACTGCTCGTCTACGCGGGCATGCAGATCCCGGTCGGCCTCATGGTCGACCGGCTCGGCACCAAGAAAGTGCTGACCCTGGGCGCGGTCCTCTTCACCGTCGGCCAGCTGGGCTTCGCGCTGTCGCCCTCCTACGGGATGGCCCTCGCCGCGCGGGCACTGCTCGGCTGCGGCGACGCGATGACCTTCATCTCGGTGCTGCGGCTCGGCACCCGGTGGTTCCCGGCCCGGCGCGGGCCGCTCATGGCGCAGCTGGCCGGGCTCGTCGGCATGGCGGGCAACCTCGTCTCCACCCTCGTCCTCGCCCCCGTGCTGCACGGGGTCGGCTGGACCGCCGCCTTCGCGGGCAGCGCGGTGGCGGGCCTGGTGGTCCTCGTCCCGCTGGTGCTGTTCCTGCGCGACCACCCCGAGGGGTACGGGCCGAAGCCCGCGCCGGGCGGTACGGCGGCCGCCGGGCCAGGCGGGGGCTCCGGCGGGTTCGTGCGCCGCCAGATCCGGGAGTCCTGGGCCGAACCCGGCACCCGGCTCGGCCTGTGGGTGCACTTCACCACGCAGTTCCCCGCGATGGTGTTCCTGCTGCTGTGGGGGATGCCGTTCCTGGTCGAGGCGCAGGGGCTGTCACGGACCACCGCGGGCGGGCTGCTGACCCTGGTCGTCGCCTCGAACATGGCGCTCGGGCTGGTCTACGGACAGGTCGTGGGCCGCCGCCAGTCCGCGCGCATCCCGCTCGCCCTGGGCACGGTCGGCCTCACGGCCCTGCTGTGGGCGGCGGTCCTCGTGTACCCGGGCGACCGGGCGCCGATGTGGCTGCTGGTCTCCCTCTGCCTGGTCCTGGGCACCTGCGGACCGGCGTCGATGATCGGCTTCGACTTCGCCCGCCCGGCCAACCCGGCGGAGCGCCAGGGCACCGCCTCCGGGATCACGAACATGGGCGGCTTCATCGCGTCCATGACCACGCTGCTGACGGTGGGCGTCCTGCTGGACGCCACCGGCGACAACTTCCGCATCGCCTTCTCCACGGTCTTCGTCCTCGAAGCGGTGGGCGTCATCAGCATCCTGCGGCTGCGCCCCCGCGCCCTGGCCCGCGAGGCGGACCGGGTCCGCCTCACGATCCCCGCCCAGGATCCGGAACAGAAGCCGGAGCCGGTGCCCCGGGCGTGCCCGCTCCCGGAAACAGCCGGGCGCGAGGCGCCGTAG
- a CDS encoding maleylpyruvate isomerase family mycothiol-dependent enzyme produces MTVHPHPALQPYADAWTHSIEAISELVLPLTEGEWNRATPCPGWSVRDVVSHIIGIECEQLGDPRPIHTVARDLRHVVDEFSRYMEVQVDVRRHHTAPEMTSELEYTVIRRARQLRNEKRDPATMVRGPLGDQVTLEQALRLRAFDVWIHEQDLRWALGMPGNWDSPGAHVAQDLLLAGLPKVVAKKAGAPANSAVVIDVHGQLEFMRTVRVDADGRGTVDKSPSLGPAVTLTLDWETYVRLAAGRVRAHTVADRVKVEGDVELADAILTQFSVTP; encoded by the coding sequence TTGACCGTCCATCCGCATCCCGCCCTCCAGCCCTATGCCGACGCGTGGACGCACTCCATCGAGGCGATATCCGAGTTGGTCCTCCCGCTGACGGAGGGCGAGTGGAACCGGGCGACGCCGTGTCCCGGCTGGTCGGTCCGTGATGTCGTGTCACACATCATCGGCATCGAGTGCGAGCAGCTCGGCGACCCGCGACCGATCCACACCGTGGCGCGGGACCTGCGCCACGTGGTGGACGAGTTCAGCCGGTACATGGAGGTGCAGGTCGACGTACGCCGTCACCACACCGCGCCGGAGATGACCTCGGAGCTCGAATACACCGTGATCCGCCGCGCGCGGCAGCTGCGGAACGAGAAGCGGGATCCGGCCACGATGGTCCGCGGGCCGCTCGGTGACCAGGTGACGCTGGAGCAGGCGCTGCGGCTGCGGGCGTTCGACGTGTGGATCCACGAGCAGGACCTGCGGTGGGCGCTGGGGATGCCGGGGAACTGGGACTCGCCGGGTGCGCACGTGGCGCAGGACCTCCTCCTGGCCGGGCTGCCGAAGGTGGTGGCCAAGAAGGCGGGGGCACCCGCGAACTCGGCGGTGGTGATCGACGTGCACGGTCAGCTGGAGTTCATGCGGACGGTGCGGGTGGACGCGGACGGCCGCGGCACGGTGGACAAGTCGCCGTCGCTGGGCCCGGCGGTGACCCTGACCCTGGACTGGGAGACGTACGTGCGCCTCGCGGCCGGCCGGGTGCGGGCGCACACCGTCGCCGACCGGGTGAAGGTGGAGGGCGACGTCGAGCTGGCGGACGCGATCCTCACGCAGTTCTCCGTGACCCCGTAG
- a CDS encoding carbon-nitrogen family hydrolase: MRASLIQIAVNEGESVSSRRARVAELVREQADADLVVLPELWPVGAFAYEQFETEAEPLDGPTYEAMSKAARDAGVWLHAGSVVERAGDGSLYNTALVLSPAGELAATYRKIHRFGFDQGEAVLMSAGDSLTTVELPEQTLGIATCYDLRFPELFRGLVDAGATTMVVAAGWPARRRSHWTLLSRARAVEDQSYVLACGLAGTHAGVEQAGHSLVVDPWGEVLAEAGPGEEVLTVDLDPAKVPETRSQFPALKDRRLR, translated from the coding sequence GTGCGCGCCTCGCTGATCCAAATCGCAGTGAACGAGGGCGAGTCGGTGTCTTCCCGACGTGCCCGCGTGGCCGAGCTCGTACGGGAGCAGGCGGACGCCGATCTCGTCGTCCTGCCGGAGCTGTGGCCGGTCGGCGCATTCGCGTACGAGCAGTTCGAGACCGAGGCCGAACCACTGGACGGCCCGACCTACGAGGCCATGTCCAAGGCGGCGCGCGACGCCGGCGTCTGGCTGCACGCGGGCTCGGTCGTGGAGCGCGCGGGCGACGGCTCCCTCTACAACACCGCCCTCGTCCTGTCCCCGGCGGGCGAGCTGGCCGCCACCTACCGGAAGATCCACCGCTTCGGCTTCGACCAGGGCGAGGCGGTCCTGATGTCGGCCGGCGACTCCCTGACCACGGTGGAGCTGCCGGAGCAGACCCTCGGCATCGCCACCTGCTACGACCTGCGCTTCCCGGAGCTGTTCCGCGGCCTCGTCGACGCCGGGGCCACCACGATGGTCGTCGCCGCGGGCTGGCCCGCGCGCCGCCGCTCGCACTGGACCCTGCTCAGCCGGGCACGCGCCGTGGAGGACCAGTCCTACGTCCTGGCCTGCGGACTGGCCGGCACCCACGCGGGCGTGGAACAGGCCGGGCACAGCCTGGTGGTGGACCCGTGGGGCGAGGTCCTGGCGGAGGCGGGCCCCGGCGAGGAGGTCCTCACCGTGGACCTCGACCCGGCCAAGGTCCCCGAGACCCGGTCCCAGTTCCCGGCCCTGAAGGACCGGCGCCTGCGCTGA
- a CDS encoding LURP-one-related/scramblase family protein — MKYLVRDKMLAIGDDYWIEDEDGRHAFLVDGKALSFRDTLELKDPAGQILITLREKLFTLRDAMTLEQDEQRLAVIRRKRLSLVRGHFRVTLAEGTELDVSGRILDREFKVEYDGELLALVSRQWYRLRETYAVDVVREDADAALLIAVAVCVIRMAEKEREDAVSPGAVPVP; from the coding sequence ATGAAATACCTCGTACGGGACAAAATGCTGGCCATCGGGGACGACTACTGGATCGAGGACGAGGACGGCCGGCACGCCTTCCTCGTCGACGGGAAGGCGCTGTCCTTCCGGGACACGCTGGAGCTGAAGGATCCGGCCGGGCAGATCCTGATCACCCTGCGGGAGAAGCTCTTCACGCTGCGGGACGCGATGACCCTGGAGCAGGACGAACAGCGGCTCGCGGTGATCCGCCGCAAGCGGCTCTCGCTGGTGCGGGGCCACTTCCGCGTCACCCTGGCCGAGGGCACCGAGCTCGACGTCAGCGGGCGGATCCTGGACCGCGAGTTCAAGGTCGAGTACGACGGGGAGCTGCTCGCGCTGGTCTCGCGCCAGTGGTACCGGCTCCGCGAGACGTACGCGGTGGACGTGGTCCGGGAGGACGCGGACGCGGCGCTGCTGATCGCGGTCGCCGTGTGCGTGATCCGGATGGCGGAGAAGGAGCGGGAGGACGCGGTCAGTCCCGGTGCTGTTCCCGTGCCGTGA
- a CDS encoding DUF4240 domain-containing protein, which translates to MDKQTFWKLIETARADAQPQEVASRAAQLLADRAATEIAASQQVLWDLLAESYRAPLWAAAYVINGGCSDDGFDYFRGWLLTQGQEVFEAALADPDSLAAHAAVREAAAEGLELEDESTLSIAWTAYRAAVGRELPADSFTISYPALDPSWDFDFDDTDEISARLPRLSALFAYS; encoded by the coding sequence ATGGACAAGCAGACGTTCTGGAAGCTGATCGAGACGGCCCGCGCCGACGCGCAGCCGCAGGAGGTGGCCTCGCGCGCGGCGCAGCTCCTCGCGGACCGGGCGGCGACGGAGATAGCCGCGTCCCAGCAGGTGCTGTGGGACCTGCTGGCGGAGTCCTACCGGGCGCCGCTCTGGGCCGCCGCCTACGTGATCAACGGCGGCTGCTCGGACGACGGCTTCGACTACTTCCGGGGCTGGCTCCTCACCCAGGGCCAGGAGGTCTTCGAGGCGGCCCTGGCCGACCCCGACTCGCTGGCCGCGCACGCCGCGGTCCGCGAGGCCGCGGCGGAGGGCCTGGAGCTGGAGGACGAGAGCACCCTGTCGATCGCCTGGACCGCCTACCGGGCCGCCGTCGGCCGGGAACTGCCCGCGGACTCCTTCACGATCAGCTACCCGGCCCTGGACCCGTCCTGGGACTTCGACTTCGACGACACCGACGAGATATCGGCCCGTCTGCCCCGGCTGAGCGCCCTCTTCGCCTACTCGTAG
- a CDS encoding MSMEG_1061 family FMN-dependent PPOX-type flavoprotein: MTVSTPPSGRIFEALSATAVESTDGLRELYESPGEMARRKAVDRIHEGARAVIGRSSLVFVASAGADGTCDVTPRGGPPGFVAVLDEFTLALPDATGNKRLDTAHNIVETGRAGLIFVIPGRATTLRVNGRACVSADPLLLEQLTSVGKPPRSAIVVEVEEAYQHCPKAFLRSNAWKPEQWLAEDAVPSSAEITLAHLDLPGLTIEEIRQQELESLLYRYE, encoded by the coding sequence GTGACAGTCAGCACGCCGCCGAGCGGGCGGATATTCGAGGCCTTGAGCGCTACCGCCGTGGAGAGCACGGACGGGTTGCGGGAGCTCTACGAGAGTCCCGGCGAGATGGCGCGCCGGAAGGCCGTGGACCGGATTCACGAGGGGGCCCGGGCCGTCATCGGGCGGTCGTCGCTGGTGTTCGTCGCCAGTGCCGGGGCCGACGGGACCTGTGATGTCACGCCCCGGGGCGGGCCGCCCGGATTCGTGGCCGTGCTGGACGAGTTCACCCTCGCGCTGCCCGATGCCACCGGCAACAAGCGGCTCGACACCGCCCACAACATCGTGGAGACCGGCCGGGCCGGGCTGATCTTCGTCATCCCCGGGCGGGCCACCACCCTGCGGGTCAACGGGCGGGCCTGCGTGTCTGCCGATCCGCTGCTGCTGGAGCAGCTGACCTCCGTCGGCAAGCCCCCTCGGAGCGCGATCGTGGTGGAGGTCGAGGAGGCCTACCAGCACTGCCCCAAGGCCTTCCTGCGCAGCAACGCGTGGAAGCCGGAGCAGTGGCTCGCCGAGGACGCCGTGCCCAGTTCCGCCGAGATCACCCTCGCCCACCTGGATCTCCCCGGTCTGACGATCGAGGAGATCCGGCAGCAGGAGCTCGAGAGCCTGCTCTACCGCTACGAGTAG
- a CDS encoding NHL domain-containing thioredoxin family protein: MNDAAPAPTPAPAPRKRARVRAPELIGKGGWINTGGKDLKLADFRGRTLILDFWTFCCINCLHVLDELRELEEKHRDTVVIIGVHSPKFVHEAEHAAVVDAVERYQVHHPVLDDPELATWKQYAVRAWPTLVVIDPEGYIVAQHAGEGHAHAIARLVEELEAEHEAKGTLRRGDGPYVAPEPVAGALRFPGKALLLPSGNLLVSDSTRHQLVELAADGESVVRRIGSGERGFAGDSFSEPQGLALLPDGKVVVADTVNHALRTYDPATGQVETVAGTGRQWWQGSPTSGPALEVDLSSPWDVAWWQGRVWIAMAGVHQLWTWDPQAGTVGVAAGTTNEGLLDGPAAEAWFAQPSGLAAAGDRLWIADSETSALRYVEAGDEGYVIKSAVGTGLFDFGHRDGDAAQALLQHPLGVTALPDGSVAVCDTYNHALRRFDPATGQVSTLATDLREPSDAVLVGEDIVVVESARHRLTRLRLPEEAVRVDAVAHRTQRAATEVAPGTIRLDVVFQAPSGQKLDTRYGPSTRLLVSSTPPELLADGEGAGTDLFRELALNPDVTEGVLHVSAMAASCDDDPANEYPACHVHQQDWGVPVRVTADGAARLPLVLAGMDAEG; encoded by the coding sequence ATGAACGATGCTGCCCCGGCGCCCACCCCCGCGCCCGCACCCCGCAAGCGTGCCCGTGTCCGTGCCCCCGAGCTGATCGGCAAGGGCGGCTGGATCAACACCGGCGGCAAGGATCTGAAGCTCGCCGACTTCCGAGGTCGCACATTGATCCTCGATTTTTGGACCTTCTGCTGCATCAACTGCCTGCACGTCCTCGACGAGCTGCGCGAGCTGGAGGAGAAGCACCGCGACACCGTCGTGATCATCGGTGTGCACTCGCCGAAGTTCGTGCACGAGGCCGAGCACGCCGCCGTGGTCGATGCCGTCGAGCGCTACCAGGTGCACCACCCCGTGCTGGACGATCCCGAGCTCGCGACCTGGAAGCAGTACGCCGTACGCGCCTGGCCCACGCTCGTCGTGATCGACCCCGAGGGGTACATCGTCGCCCAGCACGCCGGTGAGGGGCATGCGCACGCCATCGCCCGGCTGGTCGAGGAGCTGGAGGCCGAGCACGAGGCCAAGGGCACGCTGCGGCGCGGGGACGGGCCCTACGTGGCGCCCGAGCCGGTGGCCGGCGCCCTGCGGTTCCCGGGGAAGGCGCTGCTGCTGCCCTCCGGGAACCTGCTGGTGTCCGACTCCACGCGGCACCAGCTCGTCGAGCTGGCCGCCGACGGCGAGAGCGTCGTACGCCGCATCGGCAGCGGCGAGCGCGGCTTCGCCGGGGACAGTTTCAGCGAGCCGCAGGGACTGGCGCTGCTGCCCGACGGCAAGGTCGTCGTCGCCGACACCGTCAACCACGCCCTGCGCACCTACGACCCGGCCACCGGGCAGGTCGAGACCGTCGCCGGCACCGGTCGGCAGTGGTGGCAGGGATCGCCGACCTCCGGGCCGGCGCTGGAGGTGGACCTTTCCTCGCCGTGGGACGTGGCCTGGTGGCAGGGCCGGGTCTGGATCGCCATGGCCGGTGTGCACCAGCTGTGGACCTGGGACCCGCAGGCCGGGACGGTCGGGGTCGCGGCCGGCACGACCAACGAGGGACTGCTCGACGGGCCGGCCGCCGAGGCCTGGTTCGCCCAGCCCTCGGGGCTCGCGGCCGCCGGGGACCGGCTGTGGATCGCCGACTCCGAGACCAGCGCGCTGCGGTACGTGGAAGCCGGTGACGAGGGGTACGTCATCAAGTCGGCCGTCGGCACCGGGCTGTTCGACTTCGGGCACCGGGACGGCGACGCGGCCCAGGCGCTGCTCCAGCACCCGCTCGGCGTCACCGCCCTGCCCGACGGCTCGGTCGCGGTGTGCGACACGTACAACCACGCGCTGCGCCGCTTCGACCCCGCCACCGGGCAGGTCTCGACCCTGGCGACGGATCTGCGCGAGCCCAGCGACGCCGTGCTGGTGGGCGAGGACATCGTGGTCGTCGAGTCGGCCCGGCACCGGCTGACCCGGCTGCGCCTCCCGGAGGAGGCGGTACGGGTGGACGCGGTCGCCCACCGTACGCAGCGGGCCGCCACCGAGGTGGCGCCCGGCACCATCCGCCTCGACGTGGTCTTCCAGGCCCCGAGCGGGCAGAAGCTCGACACCCGCTACGGGCCCTCCACCCGGCTGCTCGTCTCCTCGACCCCGCCCGAGCTGCTGGCGGACGGAGAGGGAGCCGGGACCGACCTGTTCCGGGAGCTCGCGCTGAACCCGGACGTCACCGAGGGCGTCCTGCACGTCTCGGCGATGGCGGCGTCCTGCGACGACGACCCCGCCAACGAGTACCCGGCCTGCCACGTCCACCAGCAGGACTGGGGCGTGCCGGTCCGCGTCACCGCCGACGGCGCCGCCCGGCTGCCCCTCGTCCTCGCCGGGATGGACGCCGAGGGCTAG
- a CDS encoding M18 family aminopeptidase, with amino-acid sequence MSSPARFDRGHTDDLMTFLTASPSPYHAVANAAERLEKAGFRQLSETDAWDAGTGGKFVLRGGALIAWFVPEGASPHTPFRIVGAHTDSPNLRVKPLPDTGSQGWRQIAVEIYGGTLLNTWLDRDLGLAGRLTLRDGTERLVNVDRALLRVPQLAVHLDRSVNSDGLKLDKQRHMQPIWGLGDVQEGDLIAFLEEEEGLDQGSVAGWDLMVHSIEPPSYLGRDRELVAGPRMDNLLSVHAGVAALAAVSAGGKLDHIPVLAAFDHEENGSQSDTGADGPLLGNVLERSVFARGGSYEDRARAFAGTICLSSDTGHAVHPNYGERHDPTHHPRANGGPILKVNVNQRYATDGSGRAVFAAACERAGIPWQTFVSNNSMPCGTTIGPITAARHGIQTVDIGVAILSMHSARELCGADDPFLLANALVAFLEG; translated from the coding sequence ATGAGCTCTCCCGCCCGCTTCGACCGCGGCCACACCGACGATCTGATGACCTTCCTGACGGCCAGTCCGTCGCCGTACCACGCCGTGGCCAACGCGGCGGAGCGGCTGGAGAAGGCAGGCTTCAGGCAGTTGTCGGAAACGGACGCCTGGGATGCGGGCACCGGGGGCAAGTTCGTGCTCCGCGGCGGTGCGCTCATCGCATGGTTCGTCCCCGAAGGCGCGTCCCCGCACACCCCGTTCCGGATCGTCGGCGCACACACCGACTCCCCGAACCTGCGGGTCAAGCCGCTGCCGGACACGGGCTCGCAGGGCTGGCGGCAGATCGCCGTCGAGATCTACGGCGGCACCCTGCTCAACACCTGGCTCGACCGCGACCTGGGCCTGGCCGGACGGCTGACCCTGCGCGACGGCACCGAGCGCCTGGTGAACGTGGACCGCGCACTGCTGCGCGTCCCCCAACTCGCCGTGCACCTGGACCGGTCGGTGAACAGCGACGGCCTCAAGCTCGACAAGCAGCGCCACATGCAGCCGATCTGGGGCCTGGGCGACGTCCAGGAGGGCGACCTGATCGCCTTCCTGGAGGAGGAAGAGGGCCTGGACCAGGGCTCGGTGGCCGGCTGGGACCTGATGGTCCACTCCATCGAACCGCCCTCGTACCTGGGCCGCGACCGCGAGCTGGTGGCCGGCCCGCGGATGGACAACCTGCTGTCCGTGCACGCGGGCGTCGCGGCGCTGGCGGCGGTGTCCGCCGGCGGCAAGCTCGACCACATCCCCGTGCTGGCCGCCTTCGACCACGAGGAGAACGGCTCGCAGTCCGACACCGGCGCCGACGGCCCGCTCCTGGGCAACGTGCTGGAACGTTCAGTCTTCGCCCGCGGCGGCTCGTACGAGGACCGCGCGCGGGCCTTCGCCGGCACCATCTGTCTGTCCTCGGACACCGGCCACGCCGTGCACCCCAACTACGGAGAGCGGCACGACCCGACGCACCACCCCCGCGCCAACGGCGGACCGATCCTGAAGGTCAACGTCAACCAGCGGTACGCGACCGACGGCAGCGGGCGCGCGGTGTTCGCCGCCGCCTGCGAGCGGGCCGGTATCCCGTGGCAGACCTTCGTCTCCAACAACTCGATGCCGTGCGGCACCACGATCGGCCCGATCACCGCCGCCCGCCACGGCATTCAGACGGTGGACATCGGCGTCGCGATCCTCTCGATGCACAGTGCCCGCGAACTGTGCGGCGCGGACGACCCGTTCCTGCTGGCCAACGCCCTGGTGGCCTTCCTGGAGGGCTGA
- a CDS encoding acyl-CoA dehydrogenase, producing MGHYKSNLRDIEFNLFEVLGRDKQYGTGPFEEMDTETAKSVLSELARLAENELAASFEDADRNPPVFDPATNTAPVPASFKKSYEAFMDSEYWRLGLPEEIGGTTSPRSLIWAYAELLLGSNPAIWMYSSGPAFAGILFEEGNEAQKKVAQLAVEKRWGSTMVLTEPDAGSDVGAGRTKAIQQADGSWHIEGVKRFITSGEHDMEENILHYVLARPEGHGPGTKGLSLFLVPKFHFDWETGELGERNGVYATNVEHKMGLKASNTCEMTFGDQHPAKGWLIGDKHDGIRQMFMIIEFARMMVGTKAIATLSTGYLNALEYAKERVQGPDLANFMDKTAPKVTITHHPDVRRSLMTQKAYAEGMRALVLYTASVQDEIQVKQAAGEDASAEIGLNDLLLPIVKGYGSEKSYEQLAQSLQTFGGSGYLQEYPIEQYIRDAKIDTLYEGTTAIQGQDFFFRKIVRDQGASLNILSETMKKFLAEAVGGEELAGARDALAKAAVDLEAIVGQMIVDLTATGEDVKNIYKVGQNTTRLLMASGDVVVGYLLLKGAAVAAEKLATAAPKDIPFYTGKIAAAKFFASQVLPNVSVQRQLAEVVDNSLMELDEAAF from the coding sequence ATGGGGCACTACAAGTCGAATCTCCGCGACATCGAGTTCAACCTCTTCGAGGTGCTCGGCCGCGACAAGCAGTACGGCACCGGTCCGTTCGAGGAGATGGACACCGAGACCGCCAAGAGCGTCCTGTCCGAGCTCGCCCGTCTCGCCGAGAACGAGCTGGCCGCGTCCTTCGAGGACGCCGACCGCAACCCGCCGGTCTTCGACCCGGCCACCAACACCGCGCCCGTCCCGGCGTCCTTCAAGAAGAGCTACGAAGCCTTCATGGACTCCGAGTACTGGCGCCTGGGCCTGCCCGAGGAGATCGGCGGCACCACCTCGCCCCGCTCCCTCATCTGGGCCTACGCGGAGCTGCTGCTCGGCTCGAACCCGGCCATCTGGATGTACTCCTCCGGCCCGGCGTTCGCCGGCATCCTCTTCGAAGAGGGCAACGAGGCGCAGAAGAAGGTCGCCCAGCTCGCCGTCGAGAAGCGCTGGGGCTCCACCATGGTCCTCACCGAGCCGGACGCCGGCTCGGACGTCGGCGCCGGCCGCACCAAGGCGATCCAGCAGGCCGACGGCTCCTGGCACATCGAGGGCGTGAAGCGCTTCATCACGTCCGGTGAGCACGACATGGAGGAGAACATCCTCCACTACGTCCTCGCGCGCCCCGAGGGCCACGGCCCGGGCACCAAGGGCCTGTCGCTCTTCCTCGTCCCGAAGTTCCACTTCGACTGGGAGACCGGCGAGCTGGGCGAGCGCAACGGCGTCTACGCGACGAACGTCGAGCACAAGATGGGCCTCAAGGCCTCCAACACGTGCGAGATGACCTTCGGCGACCAGCACCCCGCCAAGGGCTGGCTGATCGGCGACAAGCACGACGGCATCCGCCAGATGTTCATGATCATCGAGTTCGCCCGGATGATGGTCGGCACGAAGGCCATCGCCACCCTCTCCACCGGCTACCTGAACGCGCTGGAGTACGCCAAGGAGCGCGTGCAGGGCCCGGACCTCGCGAACTTCATGGACAAGACCGCGCCCAAGGTCACCATCACGCACCACCCCGACGTGCGCCGCTCGCTCATGACGCAGAAGGCCTACGCCGAGGGCATGCGCGCCCTGGTCCTCTACACGGCCTCCGTGCAGGACGAGATCCAGGTCAAGCAGGCCGCGGGCGAGGACGCCTCCGCCGAGATCGGCCTCAACGACCTGCTCCTGCCGATCGTGAAGGGCTACGGCTCGGAGAAGTCCTACGAGCAGCTCGCCCAGTCCCTGCAGACCTTCGGCGGCTCCGGCTACCTGCAGGAGTACCCGATCGAGCAGTACATCCGCGACGCCAAGATCGACACCCTCTACGAGGGCACCACGGCCATCCAGGGCCAGGACTTCTTCTTCCGGAAGATCGTCCGCGACCAGGGCGCCTCGCTGAACATCCTCAGCGAGACGATGAAGAAGTTCCTGGCCGAGGCCGTCGGCGGCGAGGAGCTGGCCGGCGCCCGCGACGCGCTCGCCAAGGCCGCGGTCGACCTCGAGGCCATCGTCGGCCAGATGATCGTCGACCTCACCGCCACCGGCGAGGACGTCAAGAACATCTACAAGGTCGGCCAGAACACCACCCGCCTGCTCATGGCCTCGGGTGACGTGGTCGTCGGATACCTGCTGCTCAAGGGCGCCGCCGTGGCCGCCGAGAAGCTGGCGACCGCCGCCCCGAAGGACATCCCCTTCTACACCGGCAAGATCGCCGCCGCGAAGTTCTTCGCGTCGCAGGTCCTGCCGAACGTCTCGGTCCAGCGCCAGCTGGCCGAGGTCGTCGACAACTCCCTCATGGAGCTCGACGAGGCCGCCTTCTAA